One window from the genome of Cricetulus griseus strain 17A/GY chromosome 2, alternate assembly CriGri-PICRH-1.0, whole genome shotgun sequence encodes:
- the Ccdc27 gene encoding coiled-coil domain-containing protein 27, which produces MKKENFPEELSLPTPQISKGLALLQSVSSRRSHGVENKQLEDQHRSSKSAQAINHYNSKVSQLKKLTNPDGFVSEMEEMRKAFLMRPGCPQFSTRATSVSHMGSATTVDMPRDNSGTWKMTEDQPLVGQDSDTSMDGRLFSISKSACELSFSRKRSEPPTTSPPGSPTMVKRSQRTRMPWYISVIHEKDHSLVRLEEELQRLSVLETQMQKKDQEILSLQKEKEALKKQLKILLRSKGTEASSASIRTERSFEAALKLGRLSMLRPVYREDEELQHWMQMQEDYNVVENRERPMEAGSITEEKGSEGPPEEAAKPRSLGSLSTRSIVKGGTLHEEGPEEEEEEELKGAEEEEEVVIGEEELWELKEEEEEEQRPRKSYSITESFEEELMAQLEEYERMLMDLQSELELTRAKYSLATGAITSLQRQTNFQESQLRKVTTENERLEKELRERKQQIQTMTNKFSNLREEKKQQGIMGLIEKENLALRQQVSDLETELLKRDQTITELHTKTSELQAHVDLNEDHLRRWKNLHDDLQRRNETIQQAEQQTRVVLESCQARLERLRNKIIQAVFSASGTKNLSTELSDSYILESLQRIITERSDFYGQLKQKGVKVPPLQQSDISLPTKIKKLSPK; this is translated from the exons atGAAGAAGGAAAACTTCCCCGAGGAACTCAGCTTGCCAACCCCCCAGATCAGCAAGGGCCTGGCGCTGCTTCAGAGTGTTTCCAGCCGGCGCTCCCATGGCGTAGAGAACAAGCAGCTAGAAGACCAACACAGATCCAGCAAGTCGGCCCAGGCCATCAACCACTACAACAGCAAAGTG AGCCAGCTCAAGAAACTCACTAACCCTGATGGCTTTGTGTctgaaatggaagaaatgagaaaggcCTTCCTCATGCGGCCTGGATGCCCCCAGTTCTCTACGAGGGCCACATCTGTATCTCATATGG GTTCTGCCACCACAGTCGATATGCCCAGGGACAACTCTGGAACTTGGAAGATGACTGAGGACCAACCCCTGGTCGGGCAGGACTCTGACACCAGTATGGATG GGCGCCTCTTTTCAATCAGCAAGAGCGCTTGCGAGCTCAGCTTCTCACGGAAGAGGAGTGAGCCCCCAACCACGAGTCCTCCCGGCAGCCCAACCATGGTCAAGAGGTCCCAGAGAACCAGAATGCCCTGGTACATCTCAGTCATCCATGAGAAG GATCATTCCCTGGTCCGGCTGGAGGAAGAACTCCAGCGCCTTTCAGTGCTGGAGACCCAGATGCAGAAGAAAGACCAGGAGATCTTGTCGCTCCAGAAGGAGAAGGAGGCCCTGAAGAAGCAGCTGAAAATCCTTCTCAGAAGCAAAGGCACAGAAGCATCATCAGCTTCCATCAGGACG GAACGGTCCTTTGAGGCTGCACTGAAGCTGGGGAGGCTGAGCATGCTGAGGCCGGTGTACAGGGAAGACGAGGAGCTCCAGCACTGGATGCAG atgCAGGAAGACTATAACGTGGTAGAGAACAGGGAGCGGCCGATGGAAGCAGGAAGTATCACAGAGGAAAAGGGCTCTGAGGGGCCCCCGGAGGAGGCTGCCAAACCTAGGAGCCTAGGGTCCCTCTCCACCAGGAGCATTGTCAAGGGAGGGACTTTGCACGAAGAGGgccctgaggaggaggaggaagaggagttgAAAGGGGccgaggaagaggaggaggtggtgataggggaggaagaattgtgggagctgaaggaggaggaggaggaggagcagcgcCCCAGGAAGTCATACTCTATTACTGAGTCCTTTGAGGAGGAGTTGATGGCCCAGCTGGAGGAGTATGAGCGTATGTTGATGGACTTACAGAGTGAGCTGGAACTCACCAGAGCCAAATATTCCCTGGCCACAG GAGCCATCACATCTTTACAACGGCAAACCAACTTCCAAGAGTCTCAGCTGCGAAAGGTCACCACGGAAAATGAGCGGCTGGAAAAGGAACTCCGTGAACGAAAGCAGCAGATACAGACCATGACCAACAAG TTCTCCAACCTCCGGGAGGAAAAGAAACAGCAGGGGATAATGGGACTCATTGAGAAGGAAAATCTTGCTCTCCGACAG CAAGTATCTGACTTGGAGACAGAGCTCCTCAAGCGTGATCAGACCATCACAGAGCTGCACACCAAAACTAGTGAGCTGCAGGCTCATGTGGACCTGAATGAAGACCACCTAAGGCGTTGGAAGAATCTGCATGATGACCTCCAGAGACGGAACGAGACAATCCAGCAAGCAGAGCAACAGACTCGTGTGGTCCTGGAGTCCTGTCAGGCCAGG CTTGAGAGACTAAGGAATAAGATCATCCAGGCCGTCTTCAGCGCCAGTGGGACCAAGAACTTGTCCACTGAGCTCTCTGACAGCTACATCCTGGAGTCCCTGCAG AGAATCATCACAGAGAGAAGTGACTTCTATGGTCAGCTGAAACAGAAAGGCGTAAAGGTGCCCCCGCTGCAACAGTCAGACATCTCCCTGCCCACCAAGATCAAGAAGTTATCTCCCAAATAG
- the Smim1 gene encoding small integral membrane protein 1, whose product MQSQESGVHYSRWDNSSRDEVSMTAMSSTEEASCYRRLSQKLCSGKLGIAMKVLGGVALFWIVFILGYVTGYYVHKCK is encoded by the exons ATGCAGTCCCAGGAGAGCGGTGTCCACTACAGCAGGTGGGACAACAGCAGCCGGGATGAAGTCAGCATGACTGCCATGTCCAGCACCGAGGAGGCCTCATGCTATCGCAG GCTCTCCCAGAAACTGTGCTCGGGCAAGCTGGGGATCGCCATGAAGGTGCTGGGTGGAGTGGCTCTCTTCTGGATCGTCTTCATCTTGGGCTATGTCACTGGTTACTACGTGCACAAGTGCAAATAA